One Athene noctua chromosome 28, bAthNoc1.hap1.1, whole genome shotgun sequence DNA window includes the following coding sequences:
- the NPC1L1 gene encoding NPC1-like intracellular cholesterol transporter 1 produces the protein MPGSVALGGAVLSTLLVLGRGESPGSLGGLKSRAEPALRDLGELGTVRGRVVVGLEELQGLFQPRGFCDPSPLPQAAPTLTPIHRAGYCAFYGECGRNPEVNVSLVPAKVPCLSNTPARVATTPVLNQLRAVCPELVRGDGEKTLVCCNLAQLIALRLSVALSGTVLSRCPSCARNFANLHCNNICSPDQSLFTNVTRIVNRTTVLGRPQLAVVEYQCFYGQDFADASFTSCRGVRLPATGGYAIDTMCGRYGAKLCTTQRWLDFQGDKNNGLAPLQIDFQLVPNGTQPGDAIVPLHRQAWRCSQALSAQEQPCSCQDCAESCPPVVAPSDPPPPFRLGNADGALVLCGLLFGLLALIFITALLCRCRRSKGDPTPQPVPARATSCSARLSDASHRSLARVFRRWGTLVAGHPVVVLVVAAVLAGGLSAGLVTLRLTTDPVELWSAPGSRARQEKAFYDQHFGPFLRTNQVIVTAPGRPSSGYKSVVLGAKNFSGVLSEDVLQALLELQEQLAATTAWAPVAGKEVTLSDVCYAPLNPTEPGLGDCCVNSVTQYFQNNSTRLAMTATQTNGKETGTVDWHDHLIYCVNSPLSFKDITTLELSCMAEYGGPVFPYIAFGGYPGSEYTEAEALILTYSLNNFPRDDPRHEWVLSWERRFLEVVGDFQRTHGPNLSVAFMAERSLEDEINRTTGEDIPVFAISYLVVFAYIALALGEYTAWRRVLVDSKVTLALGGIAVVLGAVFASMGLLALLGLPSSLIILEVVPFLVLAVGADNIFIFVQEYQQSQREPGETREQHIGRVLAQVAPSMLLCSLSEVICFLLGALSSMPAVRTFALTAALAIAFDFLLQMSGFVALVALDARRQEAARFDLCCCCGTGKGGPAGPGARLLRPLLRRYYTPLLLHRLARPAVVLLFLFLACAGIYLTLQVSVGLDQELSMPEDSYMLQYFAALNRYLAVGVPTYFVTTGGYNFSSPNGTNGICSSAGCATNSLTHTIQYATRFPNVSYLAIPATSWVDDFLDWLNPTSRCCRIHQFGNLTGEFCPSTSNDLSCLGGRCLNTTRRPTVEEFERFLPWFLHDRPTLQCAKGGLGAYDTALSMDANGTILASRFMAYQRPLRTSQEYTAALRAARALAEEITTTLRQVPGTHPDFQVFPYTVTYVYYEQYLTVVAEGIITLALCLVPTFGVSFLLLGMDLRSSAATLVTIAMILVDTVGAMALWDIPYNAVALINLVAAVGISVEFVSHVTCAFAHSTQPGRVARAAEATVNMGSKVVAGVAMTNLPGIVVLAFAKARLIQIFFFRLNLIITLVGLAHGLIFLPVLLSYVGPGPRVSAKNMAAGAGLVIGNPCFEDKDKGKDKGKSKDKGKDKDKDKGKGKAPRQG, from the exons ATGCCGGGCTCCGTTGCGCTGGGCGGCGCGGTGCTCAGCACCCTCCTGGTGCTG ggcaggggggagtccccgggatccctgggggggttgaagagtcgggctgagccagcgctgagggatctgggggagttgggaacggtcagggggagggtcgtggttgggctggaggagcttcaggggcttttccaacccagaggattctgtgatCCCTCCCCGCTGCCGCAGGCTGCGCCGACACTGACCCCCATCCACCGCGCCGGTTATTGCGCCTTCTACGGCGAATGCGGCCGCAACCCGGAGGTGAATGTCTCGCTGGTGCCCGCCAAAGTGCCATGTCTCTCCAACACGCCGGCGCGAGTGGCCACAACCCCGGTGCTGAACCAGCTCCGTGCTGTCTGCCCCGAGCTGGTGCGGGGCGACGGCGAAAAGACGCTGGTTTGCTGCAACTTGGCACAACTCATCGCCCTCCGGCTCAGCGTGGCACTTTCCGGCACCGTCCTCTCCCGCTGCCCATCGTGCGCCAGGAATTTCGCCAACCTTCACTGCAACAACATCTGCAGCCCCGACCAGAGCCTCTTCACCAACGTCACCCGCATCGTCAACCGCACCACGGTGTTGGGGAGGCCCCAGCTCGCCGTCGTCGAGTACCAATGTTTTTACGGGCAGGATTTTGCCGACGCCTCTTTCACTTCTTGCCGGGGTGTCCGGTTACCGGCTACGGGCGGTTACGCCATTGACACCATGTGCGGGCGTTACGGCGCCAAACTCTGCACCACCCAGCGTTGGTTGGATTTCCAAGGGGATAAAAACAACGGTTTGGCGCCGCTGCAGATCGATTTCCAGCTGGTGCCCAATGGCACGCAGCCCGGCGACGCCATCGTGCCGCTGCACAGGCAGGCCTGGCGCTGCAGCCAGGCGCTCAGCGCCCAGGAGCAGCCGTGCTCCTGCCAGGACTGCGCCGAATCCTGCCCGCCAGTCGTCGCCCCCTCCGACCCGCCTCCCCCCTTCCGTCTGGGCAACGCCGACGGTGCCTTAGTCCTCTGCGGGCTGCTCTTCGGCCTCCTCGCCCTTATCTTCATCACGGCCTTGCTGTGCCGGTGCCGGCGCTCCAAGGGGGACCCCACGCCGCAGCCGGTGCCGGCGCGTGCCACCAGCTGCTCGGCACGTCTGAGCGACGCCAGCCACCGCTCCCTGGCCAGGGTTTTCCGCCGGTGGGGCACGCTGGTGGCCGGGCACCctgtggtggtgctggtggtggcgGCGGTGCTGGCGGGCGGTTTATCAGCCGGTTTGGTTACCCTACGTCTCACCACCGATCCGGTGGAGCTGTGGTCAGCACCAGGCAGTCGTGCCCggcaagaaaaagctttttacGACCAACACTTCGGTCCTTTCCTCCGCACCAACCAGGTGATTGTGACGGCGCCGGGCCGGCCCAGCTCCGGTTACAAATCGGTGGTGTTGGGTGCCAAGAATTTCAGCGGGGTGCTGTCGGAGGACGTGCTGCAggcgctgctggagctgcaggagcagctggcggCCACCACGGCCTGGGCACCGGTGGCGGGCAAGGAGGTGACACTGAGTGACGTCTGCTACGCCCCCCTCAACCCTACGGAGCCCGGGCTGGGTGACTGTTGTGTCAACAGTGTCACCCAGTACTTCCAGAATAACAGCACCCGCCTGGCCATGACGGCCACCCAGACCAACGGCAAGGAGACGGGCACCGTCGACTGGCACGACCATCTCATCTACTGCGTCAA CTCCCCGCTCTCCTTCAAGGACATCACGACGCTGGAGCTGAGCTGCATGGCCGAGTACGGCGGCCCCGTCTTCCCCTACATCGCCTTCGGGGGCTACCCGG GCTCGGAGTACACGGAGGCGGAGGCGCTGATCCTCACCTACTCCCTCAACAACTTCCCCCGCGATGACCCCCGCCACGAGTGGGTGCTGAGCTGGGAGCGCCGCTTCCTCGAGGTGGTGGGCGACTTCCAGCGCACCCACGGCCCCAACCTCTCCGTCGCCTTCATGGCTGAG CGCTCACTGGAGGACGAGATCAACCGCACCACGGGGGAGGACATCCCCGTCTTCGCCATCAGCTACCTCGTGGTCTTCGCCTACATCGCCCTGGCGCTGGGCGAGTACACGGCCTGGCGCCGCGTCCTG GTGGACTCAAAGGTGACGCTGGCGCTGGGGGGCATCGCCGTGGTGCTGGGCGCCGTCTTCGCCTCCATGGGGCTCCTGGCGCTGCTCGGGTTGCCTTCGTCCCTCATCATCCTCGAGGTTGTGCCCTTCCTCGTCCTGGCTGTGGGAGCAGACAACATCTTCATCTTCGTGCAGGAGTACCAG CAGTCGCAGCGGGAGCCGGGCGAGACGCGGGAGCAGCACATCGGGCGGGTGCTGGCACAGGTGGCGCCCAGCATGTTGCTCTGCAGCCTCTCCGAGGTCATCTGCTTCCTCCTGG GCGCCCTCTCCTCCATGCCCGCCGTCCGCACCTTCGCCCTCACGGCTGCCCTGGCCATCGCCTTCGACTTCCTCCTCCAGATGTCGGGGTTCGTCGCCCTGGTGGCACTCGATGCCCGGCGGCAGGag GCCGCCCGCTTcgacctctgctgctgctgcgggacGGGCAAGGGggggcccgcggggccgggggcccgGCTGCTGCGCCCGCTGCTGCGCCGCTACTACACCCCCCTGCTGCTGCACCGCCTGGCGCGGCCCGCCGTg gtgctgctcttcctcttcctggCCTGTGCCGGGATCTACCTCACGCTGCAGGTGTCCGTGGGGCTGGACCAGGAGCTCTCCATGCCCGAG GACTCCTACATGCTGCAGTATTTTGCCGCCCTGAACCGGTACCTGGCAGTGGGGGTCCCCACCTACTTCGTCACCACGGGGGGCTACAACTTCTCCTCCCCCAATGGCACCAACGGGATTTGCTCCAGTGCCGGCTGCGCCACCAACTCCCTCACCCACACCATCCAGTACGCCACGCGCTTCCCCAACGT GTCCTACCTCGCCATCCCCGCCACCTCCTGGGTGGATGATTTCCTCGATTGGCTCAACCCCACCAGCCGCTGCTGCCGCATCCACCAGTTCGGCAACCTCACCGGGGAGTTCTGTCCCTCCACCAGCA ATGACCTCAGCTGCCTGGGGGGTCGGTGCCTGAACACCACGCGGCGCCCGACGGTGGAGGAATTTGAGCGGTTCCTGCCCTGGTTCCTCCACGACCGCCCCACCCTGCAGTGCGCCAAGGG CGGTTTGGGCGCCTACGACACGGCGCTGAGCATGGACGCCAACGGCACCATCCTGG CCTCCCGTTTCATGGCGTACCAGCGCCCGCTGCGCACCTCGCAGGAGTACACGGCGGCGCTGCGGGCTGCCCGCGCCCTGGCCGAGGAGATCACCACCACCCTGCGCCAGGTGCCCGGCACCCACCCCGATTTCCAAGTCTTCCCCTACAC GGTGACCTACGTCTACTACGAGCAGTACCTGACGGTGGTGGCCGAGGGCATCATCACGCTGGCGCTGTGCCTGGTGCCCACGTTCGGCGTGTCCTTCCTGCTGCTGGGCATGGACCTGCGCTCCAGCGCCGCCACCCTCGTCACCATCGCCATGATCCTGGTGGACACCGTGGGCGCCATGGCCCTCTGGGACATCCCCTACAACGCTGTGGCCCTCATCAACCTCGTTGCG GCCGTGGGCATCTCGGTGGAGTTTGTGTCCCATGTCACCTGCGCCTTCGCCCACAGCACCCAGCCCGGGCGGGTGGCACGAGCCGCCGAGGCCACCGTCAACATGGGCAGCAAG GTGGTGGCCGGGGTGGCCATGACCAACCTGCCCGGCATCGTGGTGTTGGCCTTCGCCAAGGCCCGGCTCATCCAGATCTTCTTCTTCCGCCTCAACCTCATCATCACCCTGGTGGGGTTGGCCCACGGCCTCATCTTCCTCCCCGTCCTCCTCAGCTACGTGG GACCCGGCCCCCGGGTGTCGGCAAAGAACATGGCGGCGGGGGCGGGACTGGTCATCGGCAACCCCTGCTTCGAGGACAAGGACAAGGGCAAGGACAAGGGCAAGAGCAAGGACAAGGGCAAGGACAAGGACAAGgacaagggcaagggcaaggcgcccaggcagggctga